The Methanohalophilus portucalensis DNA window TGGGAAAGATGAAAATTGTCCCTGCGGAATTGGTTCATGTTACCTTGAAATTCCTAGGCGAAGTTGATGAAGGCAAAATTGCGGATATAGAACAATCACTTGAAAATATTTCCTGTGAGCCTTTCATATGCCTTATAAAAGGGGTGGGGGTATTTCCCAGCGTCAAAAAACCGCGTGTATTGTGGCTTGGTATTGAAGGTAATTTTGACCCTTTGCATAAGCAGGTTGAATGCTACCTTGAAAAAGAAGGTTTTGAACCTGATGCGCGTGAATTTACTGCTCATGCAACTATTGCACGAATAAGACACATTCCTCGCTCCAACATGAATCAGTTTGCCAGTATAGTTAAGAGAACAGAGGATGTCGAATTCGGGAAATTTACGGTTGACAATTTCAGGCTAAAAAAAAGTATATTGACTCCAGAAGGGCCTGTATATGAAACCCTCCGGGAGTTCAATCTTTAAGTAGTTCGTATTTATCAAACCCGCTTGACCTGGTGATCTCTTTCTCACTGTTTATAAGGAGGCACTCCACTCCTTCAAGTTTTTCTATCATTTCAAGCCCCTTTTCTTCTTCCATCACAAAAACAGTAGTTGCAAGTGCATCTGCTTCTATGGCTGTAGGAGCTATTATCGTTGCACTGATCAGGTTTGAAACCGGGTAGCCTGTGCGAGGATCTGCGATGTGTGATACGCTGGCGGATTTGTTGTAGTAGCGTTCGTAGTTGCCACTGGTCGCAACAGCTATGTTGCGGGCATTGATTATTGTTATTGGCTTTGCTTTTTTATCCGGGTCCTGAAGCCCGATAGACCATTCCTGTCCATCGGGTTTTTCTCCTATATATCGTCCGTCTCCACCAGCATTGACAAATCCGTCTTCAATTCCGTTTTCCTGCAGGCTTATTATGGCCCTGTCTACAGCATATCCCTTGGCAATTCCTCCAAGAACGATTCCCATATTATTTCCAATAATTATTGTGTTGTCATTTATAGTTATATTTGAGGAATTTACGAGGGGAAGTGTGTTGTTTATTTCGTTCTCTGTCGGGGGAATATTAGGTTTATCGGGTCCGAATTTGCTTGCCCACAGGTCCAGTACAGGTTTTACAGTTATGTCAAATGCCCCATCACTGATCTGTGAATAATAAATTCCACGTTCAATTACGTATATTAGTTCATCACTGGCATTTTCTATATCCTTGTTCTCATTGAGGATGTAGATTTCACTGCTGTTGTTATAAGAATCAAGCAAATTGGATGCCCTTTCCATTTTCATAAAAGCATTTTCAATGCTGTTATATGCATGTACTTTATTGTTGTCCACAACCGTTATTGTGACACTTGTGTCCATCAGCATTCTTGTCTGGCTATATGTACGGTATTCTTCAGAATTATCATCTGAGGTAGATTGCACGTATGCAAACCCAACAGTTATAATGATTATTAATGTAAGAATCAACAGGTATTTCGGGTTCATGCGAAGGGAAATGAGGTGTTTTATTTTAAACTTAATTCGAAATCTATAAATATATTCAATTGGTCAGTTCTGCTTTAATAATAACAAATCACGATTATGTAATCATTCCTGCTTTATGGTTGTATGCTCTCCACAATGGTGGATGTTGGATGCGAAAGCAGGTTATATAGAAGGAATATATTGTTGCCTGAATGGCTCGATTGGTATTATGACCAGTATCTGAAGAAGTTGCAAAATTATAATGTGTGATCTTTATGGCAAGTTTGAAAGCAAGTCTCGTTGCGGTTTCATTTATCGTCCTTGTATTAGCAGGGATAAACCTGTATTTGGGATACAGTGGAAACGATCTTCTTGCACATCACTATATGACAGATGGAGAATGGACAGACTCAAGTTGTGGTGGCTGTCATATGGGTGTGTATGAAGAAGTTGCCGAATCCTCTCATGTACAGAGGGATATAGCCCAGTGGGAACCCCTAACCAATTATCATGCTGATATCCAGGGAGAAGAACAGTGGGTGAAAGAATATGGTCGATATCATCCGGGCGGGGGTGAACTGGAAGAATATGGCGTTGATATCGATTGTATGAGCTGCCATGAACAATATGGCTTATATGATGCTGAAAAGAGAGCTATGGCATTTGAATCAGGGAATTTTTCCGCTGCCAACGATGCTGCTTTGGAAGATGCCATTCCTGTGGTTCAGCAGGACCCTCTACATGTGGCTACTTATACCCTGGATGTGGTAACACCTCTGCCAATACTCATTGCTTTTCATGATGCTGTGAATGCAGGGCCTACTAAGACCTCATGTATAGACAGTTGCCATGAAAAGGATGTACCAACAACTGCTGTGATGTGGGCTTCAGAGGACTATGAAGAATACGATGTGCATGCTGAAGTCAACTGTGTGGAATGCCACACTACGGAAGAACACAACATTGCCGGAAGCGAAGTTCATGGACCAGAAACCACAGAAGAGATGTCTGTTCACGGAGAATTGGCTACCATGAAAAGTTGTGAGGATGCAGACTGTCATGAGGGAATTTCCCACGGCCCAGTTGCAGATGCTCACCTGGAATTCCTGGAATGCCAGTCGTGTCATATTCCAGCCCTGCCGGGTGGCGAATTGCCCGGAGGTACTCCACTTAAGTCTTTTAACTGGTCTTCGGGTGAACGTGTGGATTCTTACAGAATGGAAGACTTTGCTCCACAACTTGCCTGGACAAATGGTGTGCAGGAAGGTAAACTCAATTTGCCCGACAGCAAGAATGACAGTGATGTCAAACTAGCTTCTTTCAATGTGGTAACAGGTAGCTGGTGGGATGCAGGTCAGGATGCCGATGTCCTTGCCAATCCGCATACAAGTGCTTCAATGGGTGATCCAATACCTACATCCGAGGTAAAGGCAGCTGATTCCAATGGTGATGGAACGGTAACTTCTGAGGAAATGCAGGCTTATGATGGGGACAGTGACGGTACACCGGATTATCCGAATGCTGTCCTAAGGCAGATTGATCTTCACTATAAGCTGGGACATAACATTGCAGGCTCTGAAACCGGAATGGAAGAGCCCCTTATGTGCGATGATTGCCATGGGGTCTCTGCTTCGGAAACCCTTCAGCAAGTCCACTTTGAGGAAAGGCCGGATTGCCAGACCTGTCATGAAGTGCAGCCTGTGATTGATTGGGCAGCCCTTGGATATGACAGTGATCCTGCAGAAACCGATCCTCCTACCAATTTCTCCGCAAAGACCATAGATATTACAATACCCGGGGCAAAGCCACCTGAGGTAGAAAGGGAGCCTGCATTCTAAGGAGCTGGTATCAAATGGCAGAAATTAATGTAATGGAAACAATCCCTGAAAAAATGATTATTCCTCTCAAGCAGCACAATGGGGATATTTGCGAACCACTTGTAAGCAAAGGAGAAGTTGTTAAGGTTGGCCAGAAGATAGGTGAATGTCCTTCTGAAAAATGTGCTGCAATCCATTCCAGTGTCTGTGGGGAAGTGGTTTCAGTTGAGGAAAGTTCACATCCATCCGGCAACAGGATAAACAGCGTAGTTATACAGCCCATAGAAGAAACAGAATGTGAAGATTTCACTCCTTTCAAAGATTCCGGTAAGGAGCAATTAATCTCGGCTATCAAAGAGGCAGGTATCGTGGAAAATTACGGTACTCCCACTCACCTGGTATTAAATCCTCCTGATTGTGATATCGATACAGTTCTGATCAATGCCACCGCATCGGAATGGGTCGGTCATAACTATGAAACTCCCCTGGAATATGCATCACAGATGCTTGATTCACTCCGTTTGTTGATGAAAGCTGCCGGTGCCAGCCGGGGGGCCATTGTTCTGAGAAATGATGATAAAGATTCAATCGATGCTTTTGATGGCCTGGATTATGAAGGTAAAACTATAATGGTGGCTCCTCTTCTCGGTAAAAGAAGGGTTGGTTATTATTTCAATGACCAGAATACTGATATCATTGTAGCTTCACAGGACAAGATATACGGCAAGAATATTTTTGAATATTTTACTTATAATGTTACAGGTAGGAAGGTGCCTTTCCGTTGCACTCCGGCCAATGCAGGAGTTGCCATATGTGGGGTAAAATCCGCAAAAGCCATTCATGACCTGGTCAATACCGGAATGCCATATATAGAAACAGTGGTTAATGTGTCCGGTCAGGTGAATAATCCTCAGCATCTACTGGTAAAAATAGGTACTACTTTCAGAGATGTCATCGAAGCCTGTGGGGGTTATAGTGGTGAACCTGCGAAACTGATTTCAAATGGAGTAATCACAGGAGTTGCACAGTATGAGGAAGAAGTCCCGGTTACTAAAATGACCACCTCGATTATAGTTCAGGGCAAAGATGAAGTACTAAAGGATATCTCAAAGGATTGTATCCATTGTGCCCGTTGTGTGGATGTGTGTCCTGTAGATCTTATTCCAAACAGGATAGCAGCTCTTTCCAATCAGGGTCGTTTTGATGAGTGTAGACAGATGCATATAGAGAACTGTATAGAATGCGGAAGATGTTCTTCTGTTTGTCCCAGTAAGATTCATGTAATGCAACTCATCCAGTACTCCAAGGAAGCAATTGCAAGAGCCGATGAAGATTTTTCTGAAAAGGAATCATCAAATATTAAATTAGGATGTTCATGCGGAAGTGAATAAAATGACTTTTACAATATCGCCCCCTCCTCATATCAAGCAAGATACAACATTCAAAAAAATAACCTGGATCAAGATTCTGGCTCTTTTACCTGTAAGTGTTGTTTCAATTTATTTCTTCGGACTATATGCACTTGCTCTTATCCTTGCCGGAATCGGTATGGCAATAGTCACGGAACTGGTAATAGAGAAGGCCTTCAATAAAGATATCACAATAATGGACGGGCAGGCTGTTCTTATAGGGTTGATGCTAGCTCTTATGTTGCCGGCTGAAGCACCGATATGGATACCTATTGTGGGTTCCTTTTTCGCAGTGGCCATTGGAAAACATGCTTTTGGAGGGATTGGTTCATATATATTCAATCCCGTGCTGGTTGCCTGGGTTTTTCTAATTCTGGCTTATTCATCCTATATGTATCCCGTATCCTTCCCTGAGCTGGGAGGTATTTCTGACATATTTCTTGAAAACGGGGCAGGGTTGCTTATTGGTGTATCACCGGTTGCTTTGATAGGTGGTTTATATCTGATTTTAAAAAGGTATATTGAATGGAAGATTCCGGCTTTCTATGTGCTTACAACTCTTGTGCTTGCTTTTCTCGTAGGGGATGAAATAGGGCATGTGGTAACAGGTGCATTTGTTTTTGGCGTATTCTTCCTTGCTACAGATTCACCTTCGTCACCGGTGACTAAAAATGGTAGGATTATCTACGGTATACTTTGCGGTGTTTTAACTGTAATTTATGGCCATTTTGCAAATTATATATTTGCAGTTTTTTATAGTATATTTCTGGCCAATTGTGTAACGGCATTTATTGATACTTCTACTTTGCCGGGTTCTTTTGCAGAGGAATCCTTCCTCCAACGTAAATATAGGAAAATAATGGAAAAAATCCCGATTGAAAGGCTTGGGGTGAAGACTGATGACTGAATCAGGAAGAGATGTTGCAGTAATTATCGGCAAACTTGTATTGGTTTGTCTGGTTGCCTCTTTAATGCTTGGCCTTACCTACGTGCCCACACAGGAACAACTTGAAATTAATAAGATAGAAGCACAAGAAGAAGCTATGAAAGAGGTAGTACCTTCTGCTTCAGACTTTGAACCCGTTTATAGTGGAGAGCAAATACTTTATTACAGAGCATTTGATTCCTCTGGTAACTTGGTAGGTTATGCTTTCTTTAGTGAGGAAAACGGCTATAATGGACCAGTTGAATTAGCTGGTGGTATTGATTCTTCCTTTAATACGATTACTGGTATGGAGGTAATGGGTCATTCTGAAACACCAGGCTTGGGTGCAAAAATCACTGAGGATAAATTTAAAAACAAATTTTCCGGCTTAGCTGTTGAAGATCTTCAACTTTCGCAAAACGGGGGTTCTATAGATGCTATTACCGGCGCAACGACTTCATCTCATGCTGTGGTGGATGCATTGAATTCAAAAATTGATGAAATCAAGGAGCATGAAACTTAATCAGGTGATATCTATGAGTAAAGCATTCAACGAGTTCATTCGTGGAATTACAAAAGACAATCCAGTATTTGCTCTTGTGTTGGGCTTGTGTCCTGCACTGGCGGTAACTACTTCTGTAGAAAATGCAATAGGAATGTCTGCAGCGACTGCTTTTGTTTTGATTTCTGCTAACCTGATGGTTTCAGCTCTTAGAAAACAAATTCCTTCCACTGTAAGGCTGCCTATATTTATTTTGATCATTGCCACCTTTGTATCTATTGTCGAAATGGTGATGGAGGCCTATACACCGCCTTTGTACGAAGCATTGGGTGTTTTTATTCCCTTGATTGTTGTAAACTGTGTAATCATCGGGCGGGCAGAAGCTTATGCAAATAAGAATACAGTTCCATATTCTTTGATAGATGCACTTGGTATCTCAGCAGGTTTCCTTTTTGCATTGGTACTCATAGGTGGTACCCGGGAACTTTTGGGCACCGGTCAAATTGTTGTTTTCGGCCAAATGCTTATTGCACTGCCTATGGTGGAGCCTGCTGCTTACATGATCTTGCCTCCAGGTGCATTCCTTACAATAGGTATAATTATGGCACTTATAAATCACAGACGCGCAAAAAAACTTGCAAGAGGTGAATGAAATTGGTAGAAAAAGCTTTATTTGCCATTTTTTTAGAAGGAGCTTTTATTAAGAACTTCCTTATTATACAGTTCCTTGGGCTTTGTTCCTTCCTTGGTGTCACAAAAGACACTAAAGGTGCTGCAGGTATGTCGGGAGCCGTTATTTTTGTCATGACAATGGCTTCAATAATTTCTTACGGAATTTATACGTTTATTCTTGATCCATTGGGTCTTACCTTTTTAAGACTCATCAGTTTCATTGTGGTGATCGCTTCACTTGTACAGCTTGTTGAATTTGTTGTGAGGAAAAATATACCTTCCCTTTACAGGTCACTTGGTATTTATCTCCCTCTTATAACAACAAATTGTGCTGTGTTAGGTGTAGTATTACTTAATGTAATGAATGAATATTCTTTCCTGGAAAGTATTGTATTTGGAATTTCGGCAGGTGTAGGTTATACTATAGTAATGGTGATGATGTCAAGTATAAGAGAAAGAACCTCTTTAGTACCTGTCCCTGCTGCAATGAGAGGTTTGCCTCAGGCATTTATTATCGCTGCCTTCCTCTCAATGGCGTTTATTAACTACTTCAAGGTGATACCTATATGAACCTTACAACAATTCTCATCCAATCTATGGCAACTCTGGGAGGTTTGGGTCTTGCTATTGGTATTATGTTGATTGTTGCTTCCAAGAAATTCAAAGTGGATGTAAACCCTCTTGTAGAAGAAGTAACTGAAATTTTGCCAGGTATAAACTGTGGTGCATGTGGATATGCCGGATGTTCTGACTTTGCTGAACATGTGGTGGAAGATAATGCTCCTCTTACTGGATGTCCGGTAGGTGGTTTTGATGTAGCCAAAGAAATCGGCGGGATTTTGGGACAGGAAGTTTCTGATGCTGAAGCAGAATACCCCTATGTTCGTTGCAATGGGGGTATCCATTGTATCGACAGGTTCAATTATGAAGGTATTGAAGACTGTAAAGCCGTGATGATGCTTTCTGAAGGTGAAAAGGGTTGTAACTACGGATGTATGGGGCGGGGGACCTGTGTCAGGGTTTGTCCCTTTGATGCTATTCATATTGGTGATGACCGTTTGCCCAAAATTAACAAGAATTTGTGTACAAGCTGCGGTATTTGTATTTCATCATGTCCCAACGACATCCTTGTATTTGCAAAGGAGTCAGAAAAGGTGCATGTAGTTTGCATGTCCCATGACAAAGGAAAGACTGTAAAAGCGGTATGTGAAAACGGTTGTATTGGTTGCAAACTTTGTGAGAAAGCATGTCCTGTAGATGCAGTACATGTAACCAAATTCCTTGCAGAGATCGATCAGGAAAAATGTATATCCTGTGGTAAGTGTGTGGAAAAGTGCCCTCAGGGCTGTATTGAAATGAGGTGATTTGATGAGTCGTCTTGGTTATTCAACGGTTACCGGATTGGATGAAAACGTTGAAGCTGTGCTTTGTTATCTAGGTTTCTGGATCACAGGTCTTATATTCCTTCTCATAGAAAGGGAAAACAGGTTTGTACAATTCCATGCATTGCAGTCTATACTAACATTTTTGCCTCTTTCTGTAGCTATCTATCTCATTGCCTGGATTCCATATGTAGGCTGGATACTTGCTGATATTGGAGGATTCTTTTCCCTTTTCCTGACACTTGTCCTTGTAATTATGGCATGGAGGGGTGCAAAGTTCAGGCTGCCTTTTTCAGGAAAACTTGCCTATGAAAAGATTTATAGATGAAGTCACTTCTGGCTTCATCTCCTGTCATGTTTTGCGAAAATTTAAATTCTAATTAACTCTTATTCTTACCTCCCTTGCTCCCCGTATCTGGAGGATAGCTATGAAAGAAGAAATATGGATTGAAAAATACAGGCCCTACAGGCTTGAAGATGTGGTGGGACAATCAGATACAATTGAAAGATTACGATCCTATATAAAAACCAATAATCTTCCACACTTGCTTTTTTCAGGTCCGCCCGGTGTAGGAAAAACAGCTACTGCCGTATCAATTGCCAGAGAACTCTTTGGGGATGATTGGCGGGAAAATTTCACTGAACTGAATGCCTCGGATGAGCGTGGTATTGATGTGGTCAGGACCAAGATAAAGAATTTTGCAAAAACTTCTCCGATTGGTGGAGCGGATTTTAAGATAATCTTTCTTGATGAGGCTGATGCTCTCACACCCGATGCTCAGTCTGCATTGAGACGTACTATGGAACGCTATACGAACAATTGCAGATTTATTCTCTCATGTAACTATTCTTCCAAGATCATTGAGCCAATACAATCCAGATGTGCTGTTTACAGGTTCCGTCCTCTTTCCGATGATGCAATAGGTAAACGTTGTCGGCATATAGCAGAAAAGGAAGGTCTGGATATTGCAGATGATGGTATCGAAGCTATCAAATATGTTGCAGAAGGGGATATGCGCAAAGCAATAAATGCCGTCCAGGCTGCTTCAATGTTTGATTCAAGTATCCATGCGGACAGTATTTATCGGATTACTGCCACGGCCCATCCTGAAGAAATAAAAGCCCTTTTGGAAAGTGCTCTTGGAGGCAACTTTATTTCATCTCGCAAAAAGCTTGAAGATTTAATGGTTTTAAGAGGTTTGTCGGGGGAGGATGTTGTAGGTCAGGTTTACAGGTCACTCTTTGACATTGACATGCCTGCCCGGAAACTTGTCTCAATTGTTGATGTGCTGGGTGAAATCGATTTCAGGATAACTGAGGGGGCAGACGAGCGCATCCAGCTGGATGCTTTACTTGCTCATCTCTCCATTGAAGGTGAGGAATAAGGTTATTGAATGCTTTTTGGTGACCATCTTGTCGATTTACTGGGTTCTGTTCCTTCCTGGCTTGCTACCATCGTAATGGCTGCTTTGCCGGTAGCCGAGCTCAGGGGTGCAATCCCAATAGCTATAGGTTTATACAATATGTCTCCTCTGGAAGCATATTTTCTGGCTGTTTTTGGTAATATGCTTCCAGTGGTGCCTCTTTTATTGTTTCTTGAGCCGGTTTCATCCCGGCTCAGGCGTTTTTACATTTTAGACAGGTTTTTTGGGTGGCTTTTTGCACGCACCCATCGTAACCATTCGGAGAGATTTGAAAAATACGGAACCATGGCACTGGTAATGTTTGTGGCCATCCCGCTTCCGATTACCGGTGCATGGACCGGCTGTGCAGCAGCTTTTGTTTTTGGAATAAAATTCAGACACTCTCTTATTGCCATTCTTGCAGGGGTCATGATTGCCGGTTTTATAGTTACCATATCCACACTGGTGGGGATTAGTGTTATGGATCTTGTAGTTTAAACTTTAGTCACGTGTCTTGCGTGCAATATCAACTGCCATTTTTATATCTTCTTCTTTAACGGTTTTCCTTCCTGCGTGCCTGGCAAGAGCAATGGCTTCATTCGATATTTTTATGCCATATTCTTCCAGTATCCTGGCAAGCTCTGCACTTGCATTTTCACTAATTCTCTCTGCACCTGCTTCTCTGATAACTCTTCCAACCGGTGCAACTGGTATTATTGTCATTCTTTCTTATGTCTCCTTTATCGGGTGATTAATGTATTTTTTGTTTTAATCATCAATTTCTTCATCAAAGTCGATACTGACGCTACCTGATTCTTTTGCCAGTGTTTTGGAAATAAATCCTGATTCAAGATGGCAGGCATGAATTGCTCCACTAGGTACGATACAGGTCGGACATGTGTGTGCTTCCTGTGCCTTTTTGGTGATGTGGTTGTCCCGGATGTCAAAAATTTCCATTCTGGGTACTTCCATCTTTGACATTTCCTGTATTTTTTTGCAATCACTGGTAATATCAACGTTAATCTTTTTACCTTCTTTTTCTGCGTTAATTTTATGTTTGTAACCGCAGATTCTTGAGTTTACAGTAACTTCTGTCATATTTTCACTCCTTTTAAGATAGGTGTTTCTATCTGATAATTATATTTGCTGGTCTTATATAACAGTTATGCACACATCTCACAAAACCACTGTGATTATGTTCGTAGCTATAGTTTTTCTCCGGGAATAATTCGACATCCTTAAATATCCAAAAGAAAGAGATTATTAGCAGTTCATTAAAATGACTTAATCATTCTTTTATGAGGGATACAAATTGGATAGAGATAAAATAATTGAACAGGTTCTTGAAAAACTGGGTCAGGTAAAAGGTGTAGGTGCTACAACACTACTTTCTTCAGATGACAGGGAAACCATAAGGAAAATGGAGGAAAAGGCTGACCAGATGACTTTAATGGGTCTGGGCAGAGGTGATAATCAGGGCGTGAAAAAAGTACTTGATATGGATGTACTTGTGTCTTTCCTTACGGATATGGACTATGAATGGCCTTGTGGCCCAAATGTAATCTTAAAGCATAAAGATAAAAAAGTGGGTGAAGACACTGAGGATGCCGAAAGGATTAAAGAAGTGGAAAAGTGTGCCGATTCTCTTGTAATAGGAAATATTATCATTTATGACAAGGGGATCCTTATGGAGGCCAATAGCAGCAAGGAACCGCTTGTAGTTGTCCTCCCGCCCAAAGAATGTGAACCTGTAGGCTGTATTGAAGGCGTTAGTGATGCAATTCTGGCTTCCCCCTCACCTCCTACTGATGAATACATTAAAGAAAGGATGTGTGAGAAGAACGAATGTGGGAGCGGTACATTCCTACTGGGATTTGATTTTGAGAACAAAAGCTGATTTACAGCTTATAGCAATTTAATTATTATGTAACAGTGTGGTTTTGTGATTACTTCACAAAACCTTATATACCTTCGGATTTTATCTTCTTTATGCATTACTTTCTTTATTAATAGAGGTGTATAAAATGTATGGTATTGCTCTAGATTTGGGAACAAGTGGTTTTCGGGCACAATTGATTGATCTTGATACGAAGGATGTTTTAAAGACTGCTATTACAATGCGCCATCCACTGCCGGGCGGAAATGTGATGGATCATCTGGATTTTTCTATTCAGGTAGGTCCCGATATTTCACATGAAATAATGATGGATACGGTAAAGAAAATAATCGAAAGATTTGATGTTGACCCGGCAGATATCAGACGTATTGCTATATGTGGAAATCCTATACAGCTTTCAATTTTCCAGAACATTGAGATCCGCGACCTGGCTTATGCAGGTAAAAACAAACAAAAAAAGCTTGGTGTCGAAAATGTGGTGCGTGATGCCCGGGTTTTCGATGCCTCAGAGATATTTGATGGTGTGATTCCCCTTCCAAATTGCGAAATCATAGTCCCTCCCGCAATCAAACATGAAATTGGTGCCGATGCACTGGCAATGATGATTATGACCGATTTCTATGAACAGGAAAGACCTTCTCTTGTAACGGATTATGGTACAAATGCAGAAATGGCACTTAAAATAGGGGAAAAGATTATTACTGGCAGTGCAGCTGCAGGTCCTGCAATTGAGGGCCAGGGTATATCCTGTGGTATGCTTGCAAGTCCCGGTGCAATATCCGACGTAAATCCTGAGGGTGATTATTGGAGAATTACGATTTTGGATGAAGATATGTCTCCCCGTAAAGCCCATCTGATTGACCCGACTACCGGTGACATAAAAGAAGCCAGTGACCTGATTGCAAAAGGTATTACCGGTACGGGTGTAATTGCGTCAATTTCTGTTGCCCTGGATACTGGATTAATCAAGAAACTTCCAAATCTACCCAACGGTAAAATTATCCTGGCTGATGGTGTGGAAATTTATGACAGGGATATTGAAGAAGCAGGCAAAGCTATCGGTGCGATACGTGCTGCACACCTGACTTTACTTGTTGAAGCAGGTCTTGCCTATGAAGACCTTGATTATATGTATATGTCCGGTGCAACAGGTGCATATATTGATGCGGACAAAGCCAGAATACTGGGTTCCTGCCCAAACTTTTCCAAATCAATAGTGCAATTTGGTAACACTTCAATCTCCCTTGCAAGGGAACTTGTATTTGATGGAGGTCGTCTTGAGAATGTTAAGGAAGTAGCCAACAGAATAAAGGCCGATCATTTGATGATGGCAGAAAGCAAAACGTTCTCGAACTTCTATGTTTGTGAACTTTCCTACTGGACACAGGGAATGCCCATTGAAACATACAATCAGATGCTTGAAATGTATGGTCTTCCAACATTACCTGAGCCTTATAAGGATCCTGTAATTGAAAAAAGGGTCATAAAGGATATTGATGAAGTAGGCAAAGAAGGCCTTGAAGTTGTGAAAAATCTGGGTATCGTAATAGAAGAGGAGGCTCCGGATTGCATTCTTTGCCGTAAGTGTGAAGAGGAATGCCCTGAAGATGCTATTATAGCGCTGGAAGAAGGCGGTAAGAAATATGTGCATTATGATAGTGAAAAATGCCTTGGAACTTCCTGCCATCGCTGTGTTGCAATTTGTCCGGTGGACGCAATTCATTACATAGACATTGATATCAAAACAATCTGATATCTCTATTTTTTAGCGGGCGCGTGTGGAGCGCGCTTTTCTTCTTATTTATAATTTCCGTTTGTGTCACTTATAATTCTGTATT harbors:
- a CDS encoding FAD:protein FMN transferase, which codes for MNPKYLLILTLIIIITVGFAYVQSTSDDNSEEYRTYSQTRMLMDTSVTITVVDNNKVHAYNSIENAFMKMERASNLLDSYNNSSEIYILNENKDIENASDELIYVIERGIYYSQISDGAFDITVKPVLDLWASKFGPDKPNIPPTENEINNTLPLVNSSNITINDNTIIIGNNMGIVLGGIAKGYAVDRAIISLQENGIEDGFVNAGGDGRYIGEKPDGQEWSIGLQDPDKKAKPITIINARNIAVATSGNYERYYNKSASVSHIADPRTGYPVSNLISATIIAPTAIEADALATTVFVMEEEKGLEMIEKLEGVECLLINSEKEITRSSGFDKYELLKD
- the mmcA gene encoding methanogenesis multiheme c-type cytochrome; this encodes MASLKASLVAVSFIVLVLAGINLYLGYSGNDLLAHHYMTDGEWTDSSCGGCHMGVYEEVAESSHVQRDIAQWEPLTNYHADIQGEEQWVKEYGRYHPGGGELEEYGVDIDCMSCHEQYGLYDAEKRAMAFESGNFSAANDAALEDAIPVVQQDPLHVATYTLDVVTPLPILIAFHDAVNAGPTKTSCIDSCHEKDVPTTAVMWASEDYEEYDVHAEVNCVECHTTEEHNIAGSEVHGPETTEEMSVHGELATMKSCEDADCHEGISHGPVADAHLEFLECQSCHIPALPGGELPGGTPLKSFNWSSGERVDSYRMEDFAPQLAWTNGVQEGKLNLPDSKNDSDVKLASFNVVTGSWWDAGQDADVLANPHTSASMGDPIPTSEVKAADSNGDGTVTSEEMQAYDGDSDGTPDYPNAVLRQIDLHYKLGHNIAGSETGMEEPLMCDDCHGVSASETLQQVHFEERPDCQTCHEVQPVIDWAALGYDSDPAETDPPTNFSAKTIDITIPGAKPPEVEREPAF
- the rnfG gene encoding Rnf electron transport complex subunit RnfG, which produces MTESGRDVAVIIGKLVLVCLVASLMLGLTYVPTQEQLEINKIEAQEEAMKEVVPSASDFEPVYSGEQILYYRAFDSSGNLVGYAFFSEENGYNGPVELAGGIDSSFNTITGMEVMGHSETPGLGAKITEDKFKNKFSGLAVEDLQLSQNGGSIDAITGATTSSHAVVDALNSKIDEIKEHET
- the rnfC gene encoding Rnf electron transport complex subunit RnfC, yielding MAEINVMETIPEKMIIPLKQHNGDICEPLVSKGEVVKVGQKIGECPSEKCAAIHSSVCGEVVSVEESSHPSGNRINSVVIQPIEETECEDFTPFKDSGKEQLISAIKEAGIVENYGTPTHLVLNPPDCDIDTVLINATASEWVGHNYETPLEYASQMLDSLRLLMKAAGASRGAIVLRNDDKDSIDAFDGLDYEGKTIMVAPLLGKRRVGYYFNDQNTDIIVASQDKIYGKNIFEYFTYNVTGRKVPFRCTPANAGVAICGVKSAKAIHDLVNTGMPYIETVVNVSGQVNNPQHLLVKIGTTFRDVIEACGGYSGEPAKLISNGVITGVAQYEEEVPVTKMTTSIIVQGKDEVLKDISKDCIHCARCVDVCPVDLIPNRIAALSNQGRFDECRQMHIENCIECGRCSSVCPSKIHVMQLIQYSKEAIARADEDFSEKESSNIKLGCSCGSE
- the thpR gene encoding RNA 2',3'-cyclic phosphodiesterase; amino-acid sequence: MVRTFVAVEFPVDFTQIVIEVQENFKEMGKMKIVPAELVHVTLKFLGEVDEGKIADIEQSLENISCEPFICLIKGVGVFPSVKKPRVLWLGIEGNFDPLHKQVECYLEKEGFEPDAREFTAHATIARIRHIPRSNMNQFASIVKRTEDVEFGKFTVDNFRLKKSILTPEGPVYETLREFNL
- the rnfD gene encoding Rnf electron transport complex subunit RnfD, whose protein sequence is MTFTISPPPHIKQDTTFKKITWIKILALLPVSVVSIYFFGLYALALILAGIGMAIVTELVIEKAFNKDITIMDGQAVLIGLMLALMLPAEAPIWIPIVGSFFAVAIGKHAFGGIGSYIFNPVLVAWVFLILAYSSYMYPVSFPELGGISDIFLENGAGLLIGVSPVALIGGLYLILKRYIEWKIPAFYVLTTLVLAFLVGDEIGHVVTGAFVFGVFFLATDSPSSPVTKNGRIIYGILCGVLTVIYGHFANYIFAVFYSIFLANCVTAFIDTSTLPGSFAEESFLQRKYRKIMEKIPIERLGVKTDD
- the rnfE gene encoding Rnf electron transport complex subunit RnfE, whose translation is MSKAFNEFIRGITKDNPVFALVLGLCPALAVTTSVENAIGMSAATAFVLISANLMVSALRKQIPSTVRLPIFILIIATFVSIVEMVMEAYTPPLYEALGVFIPLIVVNCVIIGRAEAYANKNTVPYSLIDALGISAGFLFALVLIGGTRELLGTGQIVVFGQMLIALPMVEPAAYMILPPGAFLTIGIIMALINHRRAKKLARGE